In Acidobacteriota bacterium, the sequence CGGTGGCCATCTCGTAGAGGATGGTGCCCATGGAAAAAATGTCCGTCCGCGAATCGACCGGCTTGCCCTCCGCCTGCTCGGGCGACATGTAGGCCACCGTGCCGAGGATCTTCCCCTCCTCCGTCTCCACCGTGGCAGTGGGCGCCTGCGTGAGCCCCTGGTCGGCGGCCTCCGCGTCGCGGGTTTTGGCGAGCCCGAAGTCGAGGATTCTCAGGCGTCCCTCCCCGTCGACCATGATGTTGTCGGGCTTGAGGTCACGGTGGGTGATACCTGAGCGGTGAGCACTCGAAACCGCATCGGCGAGCGGAATCGCGATCTCCAGCAGCTCGCGCAGCCCGAAGCCGTTCTTCGGCAACAACTTCGAGAGGGTCTGCCCTTCGACCAGCTCCATGGTGATAAAGTGGACGCCGTCGGCCTCCTCGACCGAGTGAATCGTCACGATATTGGGGTGATTGAGGGCAGCAACCGCCTGCGCCTCGCGTTCGAAACGCGCTCGGCGTTCCGGGTCCGCCGCCATCTCGGACGGCAGAACCTTGAGCGCTACCCGCCGGTTCAGCCGCGTGTCCTCGGCGAGGTAGACCTCGCCCATGCCGCCCTTGCCCAGGCCGCCCACGATTCTGTAGTGGGCCAGGTTGTTTCCGATCATGGCTCGCCGGGTTATCCTCATCTGGAATGTAGCATATTGTGACGCTTTCGCAAATGTTCAAGCTACGAAATTTCAAATGTGTTTGTCTGGAGGGTTGCTCATGATCGGTGCCGAGAGTTCCGTGTACAGCCGCATCGCCCTGTACCTCGTTTGCACGGCCGTCGGTTTTTTGATGGCGGGCTGTTCACAGGCCCCCCAGTACGACCTCGTGATCCGCAACGGAACAATCTACGACGGGAGCGGATCGCCTGGTGTCGTCGGTGATGTCGCCATCAACGGCGATACGATTGCCGCCGTGGGTGATCTCGGCGCCGCCACCGGAAAGACCGAAATCAATGCGGCCGGGCTCGCGGTCTCCCCCGGCTTCATCAACATGATGTGCTGGGCCAACGTTTCGCTGATTCACGACGGCCGATCGCAGAGCGATATCCGCCAGGGCGTGACTCTCGAGATCCTCGGCGAGGGTGGCTCGATGGGTCCGCTCAATCAGGCGATGAAGGAGCAGATGGTCCGCCACCAGGGCGATATTACGTACGACATCGAGTGGACGACTCTCGACGAGTACCTCGTGTATCTGGAAGAACGGGGCGTCTCACCGAACATCGCATCTTTCGTCGGTGCGGAGAACCCGCGGGAGTACGTCATCGGGCACGAGGATCGGCCGGCGACCCCGGAAGAACTGGACGAGATGCGGGCACTCGTTCGCACAGCGATGGAGGACGGTGCCCTCGGTGTGGCGTCGGCTCTCATCTATCCGCCGGGCAGCTTCGCCGACACGGACGAATTGATCGCGCTGGCCGAGGTCGCCGCCAATTACGACGGCATCTACATCTCGCACATCCGAGACGAGGGCGCACATATGATTGGCGCGATCAACGAGCTGATCGAGATCGCCCGTTCCGCAGACATCCGGGCCGAGATCTACCACTTCAAGGCTGCCGGGCGCGCGAACTGGGATCTGTTTCCGGAGGCGGTCTCCCTGATCGAAGAGGCGCGAGCCGAAGGCCTGCAGATCACCGCCGACATCTACCCCTACCCGGCCAGCTCGACCGGCCTCAACGCCACCATACCGCCGTGGGTCCAGGAAGGCGGTTTCGAGGCGTCGCTCGCACGGATGGCGGATCCTGAGATCCGCAAGAGGATCATCCGCGAGATGAACGACGACTCGGTGGCGTGGGAGAACATGTTCCACGGCGCCGGGTCGCCCGACAACATCCTCCTGGTCAGCTTCAAGAACGAGGCGCTCAAACCGCTCACCGGCAAATCTCTGGGTGAGATCGCAGAGATGCGGGGTACGACGCCCGAGAACACCATCATGGACCTGATCATCGAGGACGAGTCCCGGATCGGCACCGTCTACTTCAGCCAGTCCGAGGACGTCGTGCGGCGGGCTTTCAGGCTGCCCTGGGTCAGCTTCTGCTCGGACGCCGCCTCGCTCGCTCCGGAGGGGGTGTTCCTGAAGAGCAACCCGCACCCGCGTGCATACGGCAGCTTCGCCCGGGTTCTCGGCAAATACACCCGTGACGAGCAACTGGTCCCGCTCGAGGAGGCGATCCGCAAGCTGACCTCACTGCCGGCCGACAACCTCAAGATCGACCGCCGCGGCCGGCTGGCGGAGGGGTACTTCGCGGATGTTGTGGTCTTCGACCCTGAGACAATCCAGGATCACGCAACCTTCGTCGAGCCGCACCAGTATGCCACCGGCGTTCACCATGTATTCGTCAATGGCACCCCGGTCCTGCGGGACGGCGAGCACACCGGCGCCAAGCCGGGTCGGGTCGTCCGTGGACCAGGCTGGACAGGCCGCCAGCTATGAACGGGACAGGTCAGGAATCGTAGGGGCGGGGTTCACCCCCGCCCGGTCGTGGGGGTGGGTGGGATCCAACCCGCACGCTCACCTCCGGAGGGGATGACCCCCTCCCCTACGAGGGCACACCGAACCGTGCTGACGGAATCCGACGCTCGAATGGGCTCAGGGCCGCGGACAAAGATACGCCCGGGACGTTGGCCCCCGGGCGTCGAGTTCTTCTGACCGTCGAGGTCGGATTTCGAATATTTACCAGATCTTCACCCGTTCCTCGGGTGGCAACCACATGCCATCGCCCTCTTTGACATCGAAGGCGGCCACGAACTCCGGCATGTTCGGCAGCGGGCCATTCACCCGGAACTCCGCCGGGGAGTGTGGGTCGGTCAAGACCTGGTTTCGCAGCGCCTCGTCGGTCGACTTCGTTTTCCACACCTGGCCGATGCCCATGAAGAAACGCTGGTCGCCGGTCATACCGTCGAGAACCGGGGCCTCCTCACCGTCGAGCGAAAGCTGGTACGCGCGGTAGGAGATCGTCAGACCAGTGAGGTCGCCTATGTTCTCGCCCAGCGTCAGCTCGCCGTTGACGTTGAGATCGTCGAAGACCTGGAACCTACCGAACTGGTCAACCAGGGCACCGGTCCGTTCCGCGAATTTCTCACGGTCCTCATCCGTCCACCAGTTCTTGAGATTGCCGTCGCCGTCGTACTTGCTGCCCTGGTCGTCGAAGCCGTGGCCCATCTCGTGCCCGATGACCGTCCCGATGGCACCGTAGTTGACGGCGTCATCCGCAGCCATATTGAAGAACGGCGGCTGCAAAATCGCGGCCGGAAAAACGACCTCGTTCTGGGTAGCGACGTAGCCGGCATTGACCGTCTGCGGGTTCATCACCCACACCCACTCCTGGATTGGCCCGCCCAAGCGGTTACGGAAGAGCTCATAGGCGAACTGATTGGAGCGCATCACGTTGCCGACCAGATCACCCTTCACGATCTCCAAATCCGAGTAATCCTCCCAGCGGTCGGGATAGCCGATCTTGGGCGTGAACTTCTCCAGCTTGACCCGGGCTGCAGCCTTGGTCTCGGGACCCATCCAGTCGAGCTCGTCGATTGCTGACGCGTAGGCCTTGGAAAGGTTCGAGACCAGCTCGACCATCCTCGCCTTTGCCTCCGGCGGGAAATGTCGGCTGACATATACTTTGCCAACCACCTCACCGAGGCCTCCGTTGACCACATCCACGGCGCGTTTCCACCGCGGCCGCTGCTCTTCCTGGCCGTTGAGCGTCTTGTTGTAGAACTCGAAGTTCTGATTGTCGATCGCAGCATTCAGGTGAATGGCGTAGTTATTGAGCAGATTCCACCGCAAGTACGTTTTCCAGTCGTCGAGCGAGGTCGAGGCGAAGATTCCATTGAACCCTTCGACGAAGCTCGGCTGATGAATGATGATGTCTTTCTCGGAGGAAAGGCCGGCTTCCTCGAGAAA encodes:
- a CDS encoding D-aminoacylase codes for the protein MAGCSQAPQYDLVIRNGTIYDGSGSPGVVGDVAINGDTIAAVGDLGAATGKTEINAAGLAVSPGFINMMCWANVSLIHDGRSQSDIRQGVTLEILGEGGSMGPLNQAMKEQMVRHQGDITYDIEWTTLDEYLVYLEERGVSPNIASFVGAENPREYVIGHEDRPATPEELDEMRALVRTAMEDGALGVASALIYPPGSFADTDELIALAEVAANYDGIYISHIRDEGAHMIGAINELIEIARSADIRAEIYHFKAAGRANWDLFPEAVSLIEEARAEGLQITADIYPYPASSTGLNATIPPWVQEGGFEASLARMADPEIRKRIIREMNDDSVAWENMFHGAGSPDNILLVSFKNEALKPLTGKSLGEIAEMRGTTPENTIMDLIIEDESRIGTVYFSQSEDVVRRAFRLPWVSFCSDAASLAPEGVFLKSNPHPRAYGSFARVLGKYTRDEQLVPLEEAIRKLTSLPADNLKIDRRGRLAEGYFADVVVFDPETIQDHATFVEPHQYATGVHHVFVNGTPVLRDGEHTGAKPGRVVRGPGWTGRQL
- a CDS encoding peptidase M13 codes for the protein MKRMLSAAILLLAVVSCGQGPEVPLTSGIELANMDTSVRPQDDFFRYVNGTWLETTEIPADRTSTGVFIDLRDKAREDVRAIIEEVASRDDLEPGSDEQKVADLYNSYMDTERLEELGMLALDEELARIDAIADKDELSAYFARSAIIGGGGPFTVYFWVDAKDSTRYVTYVWQSGLGLPDRDYYFKEDERSVELRQAYVEHIEKMFELAGFDDPASAAAMLMNLETDLAKYHWTNVENRDDEKTYNKYAADELSTLGNDFNWSEFLEEAGLSSEKDIIIHQPSFVEGFNGIFASTSLDDWKTYLRWNLLNNYAIHLNAAIDNQNFEFYNKTLNGQEEQRPRWKRAVDVVNGGLGEVVGKVYVSRHFPPEAKARMVELVSNLSKAYASAIDELDWMGPETKAAARVKLEKFTPKIGYPDRWEDYSDLEIVKGDLVGNVMRSNQFAYELFRNRLGGPIQEWVWVMNPQTVNAGYVATQNEVVFPAAILQPPFFNMAADDAVNYGAIGTVIGHEMGHGFDDQGSKYDGDGNLKNWWTDEDREKFAERTGALVDQFGRFQVFDDLNVNGELTLGENIGDLTGLTISYRAYQLSLDGEEAPVLDGMTGDQRFFMGIGQVWKTKSTDEALRNQVLTDPHSPAEFRVNGPLPNMPEFVAAFDVKEGDGMWLPPEERVKIW
- a CDS encoding serine/threonine protein kinase → MRITRRAMIGNNLAHYRIVGGLGKGGMGEVYLAEDTRLNRRVALKVLPSEMAADPERRARFEREAQAVAALNHPNIVTIHSVEEADGVHFITMELVEGQTLSKLLPKNGFGLRELLEIAIPLADAVSSAHRSGITHRDLKPDNIMVDGEGRLRILDFGLAKTRDAEAADQGLTQAPTATVETEEGKILGTVAYMSPEQAEGKPVDSRTDIFSMGTILYEMATGERPFRGGTSMSTISSILRDDPAPVTELNRSLPRHLGRVVRRCLAKDPDRRYQTALDL